In the Micromonospora narathiwatensis genome, one interval contains:
- a CDS encoding TetR/AcrR family transcriptional regulator, with translation MTAPTRRERLRTATLSEIKDGARRLLVTGGVEAVSLRAIARDMGMTAPAIYRYFPSLEALVAGLAGDLYDELRQEIEAARDAASPDPTGQLLEMCRALRRWAVGHPAEFTLIFGNPVPGVAGLADQCADPDHPGARLCAVFLTPFVELTRGSRLPTPPAELLQEQLGGHLAPLTTRHGTLPIEVAYAFLSAWTRLYGLVAMEVFGHLGWAVDEPAAFFETELVSQLAQLRPADPGETLPQGGARH, from the coding sequence ATGACCGCACCCACCCGGCGGGAACGCCTGCGCACGGCGACCCTCTCCGAGATCAAGGACGGGGCGCGGCGGCTGTTGGTGACCGGCGGGGTCGAGGCGGTCTCACTACGGGCGATCGCCCGGGACATGGGCATGACCGCCCCGGCCATCTACCGGTACTTCCCCAGCCTGGAGGCGCTGGTCGCCGGGCTGGCCGGCGACCTCTACGACGAACTGCGCCAGGAGATCGAGGCGGCCCGGGACGCGGCGAGCCCGGACCCCACCGGCCAGCTCCTCGAAATGTGCCGGGCCCTGCGGCGCTGGGCCGTCGGCCACCCCGCCGAGTTCACCCTGATCTTCGGCAACCCGGTCCCCGGGGTGGCCGGGCTCGCCGATCAATGCGCCGACCCCGACCATCCGGGGGCACGCCTGTGCGCGGTCTTCCTCACCCCGTTCGTGGAACTCACCCGGGGCAGCCGGCTGCCCACCCCACCGGCGGAGCTGCTCCAGGAACAGCTCGGCGGGCACCTCGCCCCGCTGACGACCAGGCACGGCACCCTGCCGATCGAGGTCGCGTACGCCTTCCTCTCCGCCTGGACCCGGCTCTACGGCCTGGTCGCCATGGAGGTCTTCGGGCACCTCGGCTGGGCGGTCGACGAGCCGGCGGCGTTCTTCGAGACCGAGCTGGTCAGCCAGCTCGCCCAGCTCCGTCCGGCCGACCCCGGCGAGACCCTCCCCCAAGGCGGCGCGCGCCACTAG